The following DNA comes from Mycolicibacterium aromaticivorans JS19b1 = JCM 16368.
TGACCGCGCCGGTGGCCCAACAGCCCAGCGAGAAGATCGCGATGACCGCGCCGGTCGCGACGCAACGCAACGCCTCTGGCGAGTGGGTCATCCGCTTCTTCATGCCGTCGAAGTACACCCTGGAGACCTTGCCCACCCCGAACGACGACCGCGTGCAGCTCGTGGTGGTTCCCCCCGAGACCGTGGCGGTGCTGCGGTTCAACGGCAGCATCGGCCCGGACGCGGTCGCCGAGCGCACCAGCCAGCTCATGAAAGCCTTGCACCGCAACGACATCGAACCCACAGGTGAACCCCTGGCCTGGTTCTACGATCCGCCGTGGACGCTGCCGTGCCGACGCCGCAACGAGGTGGTGGTCGGTGTCGCCGACAGTGCGTGATGGGCTGAGGCCGTCGGGAGGTACTAACTCGCCGGCGC
Coding sequences within:
- a CDS encoding SOUL family heme-binding protein; this encodes MLKTVTGAVVQVAEGVGNIVGIRVGTEEPAFTVERVVDGVEIRRYGPRVAAETAIDADEESARSQGFRLLARYIFGGNSGSAKIAMTAPVAQQPSEKIAMTAPVATQRNASGEWVIRFFMPSKYTLETLPTPNDDRVQLVVVPPETVAVLRFNGSIGPDAVAERTSQLMKALHRNDIEPTGEPLAWFYDPPWTLPCRRRNEVVVGVADSA